A window of Brevibacterium ihuae contains these coding sequences:
- the clpB gene encoding ATP-dependent chaperone ClpB has protein sequence MTAQFTTKSQEVLSAAVKDAVDRGHSQVDPAHILLALLTQPESIAGALLEHLGASSAAVRSEVEQVLAGLPSVSGTNQAQPSLSRSGLQLVTTAEKEMAALGDQFISTEHLLIAATADSGPVRSLLGRNGVTRDGLLAALPEVRGGRKVTSENPEDTFQALEKYGVDLTAAAREGKLDPVIGRDSEIRRVVQVLSRRTKNNPVLIGEPGVGKTAVVEGLAQRIVAGDVPDSLRNKTLISLDMAGMVAGAKYRGEFEERLKAVLEEIKSSDGQVVTFIDEIHTVVGAGATGDSAMDAGNMLKPMLARGELRLVGATTLDEYRENIEKDPALERRFQQVFVGEPSVEDSIAILRGLKERYEAHHKVTIADSALVAAASLSNRYISGRQLPDKAIDLVDEAASRLRMEIDSAPIEIDELTRAVDRLKMEEMALERESDAASVERLAVLREDLADKQEELAGLNATWETQRAGLNRVGELKQKLDDLRSQAEIARRDTDLETASRLLYGEIPAVEQEIAAAEAEEKAAGTARAMVGDQVTADDIAEVVAAWTGIPAGRLLEGERDKLLRAEEIIGQRLIGQTSAVASVSDAIRRSRAGVSDPDRPTGSFLFLGPTGVGKTELAKSLADFLFDDERALVRIDMSEYGEKHSVSRLVGAPPGYVGYETGGQLTEAIRRRPYSVVLLDEVEKAHPDVFDILLQVLDDGRLTDGQGRTVDFRNTILILTSNLGSQFLVDQSLEKEQRESAVMDVVHRAFKPEFLNRLDDVVMFDPLSMEDLSRIVDLQIAAMQERLAERRLTLEITPAASEWLALEGYDPAYGARPLRRLVQREIGDRLAKEILGGVVHDGDTIRVDRPADGDADPAAGGLVITPVG, from the coding sequence ATGACCGCACAGTTCACGACGAAGTCGCAGGAAGTGCTCTCGGCCGCGGTGAAGGACGCCGTGGACCGGGGCCACTCGCAGGTCGACCCCGCACACATCCTGCTCGCCCTGCTCACCCAGCCGGAGAGCATCGCCGGCGCGCTCCTCGAGCATCTCGGCGCGAGCTCCGCCGCCGTGCGCTCCGAGGTCGAGCAGGTCCTCGCCGGCCTGCCGAGCGTGTCCGGCACCAACCAGGCGCAGCCGAGCCTCTCCCGCAGCGGCCTCCAGCTCGTCACCACCGCGGAGAAGGAGATGGCCGCCCTCGGCGACCAGTTCATCTCCACCGAGCACCTGCTCATCGCCGCCACGGCCGACTCCGGCCCGGTTCGCTCCCTGCTGGGCCGCAACGGGGTCACCCGCGACGGCCTCCTCGCCGCGCTGCCGGAGGTGCGCGGCGGTCGCAAGGTCACGAGCGAGAACCCCGAGGACACCTTCCAGGCGCTCGAGAAGTACGGCGTCGACCTCACCGCCGCCGCGCGCGAGGGGAAGCTCGACCCGGTGATCGGCCGCGACTCCGAGATCCGCCGGGTGGTCCAGGTGCTCTCGCGCCGGACGAAGAACAACCCGGTGCTCATCGGCGAGCCCGGCGTCGGCAAGACCGCCGTCGTCGAGGGCCTCGCCCAGCGCATCGTCGCCGGCGACGTCCCGGACTCGCTCCGCAACAAGACGCTCATCAGCCTCGACATGGCAGGCATGGTCGCCGGCGCCAAGTACCGCGGCGAGTTCGAGGAGCGCCTCAAGGCCGTGCTCGAGGAGATCAAGTCCTCCGACGGCCAGGTCGTGACGTTCATCGACGAGATCCACACCGTCGTCGGCGCCGGGGCCACCGGCGACTCCGCGATGGATGCCGGCAACATGCTCAAGCCGATGCTCGCGCGCGGTGAGCTGCGGCTCGTCGGCGCGACCACGCTCGACGAGTACCGCGAGAACATCGAGAAGGACCCCGCGCTCGAACGCCGCTTCCAGCAGGTGTTCGTCGGCGAGCCGAGCGTCGAGGACTCGATCGCGATCCTCCGCGGCCTCAAGGAGCGCTACGAAGCGCACCACAAGGTGACGATCGCCGACTCCGCGCTCGTCGCCGCGGCGTCCCTGTCGAACCGCTACATCTCCGGCCGTCAGCTGCCGGACAAGGCGATCGACCTCGTCGACGAGGCGGCGTCCCGCCTGCGGATGGAGATCGACTCCGCCCCCATCGAGATCGACGAGCTCACCCGGGCCGTCGACCGCCTCAAAATGGAGGAGATGGCTCTCGAGCGCGAGAGCGACGCCGCCTCGGTCGAACGGCTCGCGGTGCTCCGCGAGGACCTCGCCGACAAGCAGGAGGAGCTCGCGGGACTCAACGCGACGTGGGAGACCCAGCGCGCCGGCCTCAACCGGGTGGGCGAGCTCAAGCAGAAGCTCGACGACCTGCGCTCGCAGGCCGAGATCGCCCGCCGCGACACCGACCTCGAGACGGCCTCCCGCCTGCTCTACGGCGAGATCCCGGCCGTCGAGCAGGAGATCGCCGCCGCCGAGGCGGAGGAGAAGGCGGCCGGAACCGCCCGTGCGATGGTCGGCGACCAGGTGACCGCCGACGACATCGCCGAGGTGGTCGCCGCCTGGACCGGCATCCCCGCCGGCCGGCTGCTCGAGGGGGAGCGCGACAAGCTCCTCCGCGCCGAGGAGATCATCGGTCAGCGGCTCATCGGCCAGACCTCGGCCGTCGCCTCGGTGTCGGACGCGATCCGGCGGTCGCGGGCAGGCGTGTCCGATCCCGACCGGCCGACCGGCAGCTTCCTGTTCCTCGGTCCCACCGGTGTGGGCAAGACCGAGCTCGCGAAGTCGCTCGCCGACTTCCTGTTCGACGACGAGCGCGCGCTCGTGCGCATCGACATGAGCGAGTACGGCGAGAAGCACTCGGTGTCCCGGCTCGTCGGCGCGCCTCCCGGCTACGTCGGCTACGAGACCGGCGGACAGCTCACCGAGGCGATCCGCCGCCGGCCCTACTCGGTGGTGCTGCTCGACGAGGTCGAGAAGGCGCACCCGGACGTGTTCGACATCCTGCTCCAGGTGCTCGACGACGGCCGGCTCACCGACGGGCAGGGGAGGACCGTGGACTTCCGCAACACGATCCTCATCCTCACCTCGAACCTCGGCTCGCAGTTCCTCGTCGACCAGTCGCTCGAGAAGGAGCAGCGGGAGTCGGCGGTGATGGACGTCGTGCACCGCGCGTTCAAGCCGGAGTTCCTCAACCGGCTCGACGACGTCGTGATGTTCGACCCGCTGTCCATGGAGGACCTCAGCCGCATCGTCGATCTGCAGATCGCGGCGATGCAGGAGCGGCTGGCCGAACGCCGGCTCACCCTGGAGATCACTCCGGCGGCCTCGGAATGGCTGGCGCTCGAGGGCTACGATCCCGCGTACGGCGCCCGGCCGCTGCGCCGCCTCGTGCAGCGCGAGATCGGCGACCGGCTCGCCAAGGAGATCCTCGGCGGCGTCGTCCACGACGGCGACACCATCCGGGTCGATCGCCCGGCGGACGGCGACGCGGATCCCGCGGCCGGCGGTCTCGTCATCACCCCGGTGGGCTGA
- a CDS encoding septum formation family protein — protein sequence MSYPSDPYRRPNPPQVNPQPGSGQGAQPGPGAPHPGARPGGPAAGPQSGAPGAPSPGGPQQSGPYGARPPGQPGPYSAPGGRGPAGSAPQGAPVGPPHTGSPGPGPHTGAPAGYPGAAPTGAGGHGYPGAAAGGGYPGAPAGPGYPGGPGGPQPPRKKRTGLVVGLVVGGFLVLALLVGGGLLARNLLFPANEPEPPETPVAQPTEEPAEQPTEEVTQAAGSEPDLAVGDCIVNPDVAGSLQTVDCDEPHFAQVYAQQEVEGDSYPSTGTLTESAQSFCQSGTAGALDPAKLSDDFTASYVIPTAESWGTGDRHIHCLVHRTDESDFSENLLPSS from the coding sequence ATGAGCTACCCCAGCGATCCCTACCGCCGTCCGAACCCTCCGCAGGTCAATCCGCAGCCGGGCTCGGGTCAGGGCGCGCAGCCGGGTCCTGGGGCACCGCATCCCGGCGCCCGGCCGGGCGGCCCCGCAGCCGGCCCGCAGTCCGGCGCTCCCGGCGCACCGTCCCCGGGCGGGCCTCAGCAGAGCGGTCCGTACGGCGCACGTCCCCCCGGACAGCCCGGACCGTACTCCGCTCCCGGCGGCCGGGGCCCCGCCGGCTCCGCACCCCAGGGCGCGCCGGTCGGCCCTCCGCACACCGGCTCACCCGGCCCCGGTCCGCACACCGGAGCTCCGGCAGGCTATCCCGGCGCCGCACCGACCGGGGCCGGCGGGCACGGATACCCCGGAGCAGCGGCCGGCGGCGGCTATCCCGGAGCACCCGCAGGACCCGGATACCCCGGTGGACCGGGCGGCCCGCAGCCGCCGCGGAAGAAGCGCACCGGGCTGGTCGTCGGCCTCGTCGTGGGCGGGTTCCTCGTCCTCGCGCTGCTCGTCGGCGGCGGACTGCTCGCCCGGAACCTCCTCTTCCCCGCGAACGAGCCCGAGCCGCCGGAGACCCCGGTCGCCCAGCCCACCGAGGAGCCTGCGGAGCAGCCCACGGAGGAGGTCACGCAGGCGGCGGGCAGCGAGCCCGACCTGGCCGTCGGCGACTGCATCGTCAACCCGGACGTCGCCGGGTCCCTGCAGACCGTCGACTGCGATGAGCCGCACTTCGCCCAGGTGTACGCGCAGCAGGAGGTCGAGGGCGACTCCTATCCCAGCACCGGGACCCTGACGGAGAGCGCCCAGTCGTTCTGCCAGTCCGGGACGGCCGGCGCCCTCGATCCTGCCAAGCTCAGCGACGACTTCACCGCGAGCTACGTCATCCCGACCGCGGAATCGTGGGGCACCGGCGATCGCCACATCCACTGCCTCGTCCACCGCACCGATGAGAGCGACTTCTCGGAGAATCTCCTCCCCAGCTCGTGA
- a CDS encoding exodeoxyribonuclease III — translation MRIATWNVNSIRARADRIGAWLDRSDTDVLAIQELKCRDDQFPAEVFSDRGYEVAFHGLNQWNGVAIASRVGLADVEIGFPDVPGFGESADVEARAISADCDGVRVHSLYVPNGRELDHPHYVYKLTWLEALRAEVARTLADSPEAPLVLCGDFNVAPEDDDVWDMAEFEGATHVSEPERAAFAALLDSGLTDVARPFTPGPGVYTFWDYQKLRFPKKQGMRIDFQLASAALAERAADAFVDREERKGKGASDHAPVVVDYTV, via the coding sequence ATGCGAATCGCCACATGGAACGTCAACTCGATCCGGGCCCGGGCGGACCGGATCGGCGCCTGGCTCGACCGCTCGGACACGGACGTCCTGGCGATCCAGGAGCTCAAGTGCCGCGACGACCAGTTCCCCGCCGAGGTGTTCTCCGACCGGGGCTACGAGGTCGCCTTCCACGGGCTCAACCAGTGGAACGGCGTCGCGATCGCGAGCCGCGTGGGACTGGCGGACGTCGAGATCGGGTTCCCCGACGTCCCCGGCTTCGGCGAGAGCGCCGACGTCGAGGCGCGCGCCATCAGCGCCGACTGCGACGGCGTGCGCGTCCACTCGCTCTACGTGCCCAACGGCCGCGAGCTCGACCATCCGCACTACGTGTACAAGCTCACGTGGCTCGAGGCGCTCCGCGCCGAGGTCGCCCGGACCCTCGCCGACTCCCCTGAGGCGCCCCTCGTGCTGTGCGGCGACTTCAACGTCGCCCCCGAGGACGACGACGTATGGGACATGGCCGAGTTCGAGGGCGCCACGCACGTCTCCGAACCCGAGCGCGCAGCGTTCGCCGCGCTCCTCGACAGCGGTCTCACCGACGTCGCCCGGCCGTTCACCCCGGGCCCCGGCGTCTACACGTTCTGGGACTATCAGAAGCTCCGCTTCCCCAAGAAGCAGGGCATGCGCATCGACTTCCAGCTCGCCTCCGCCGCCCTCGCCGAACGCGCCGCGGACGCCTTCGTCGACCGGGAGGAGCGCAAGGGCAAGGGAGCCTCCGACCACGCGCCGGTCGTCGTCGACTACACGGTGTGA
- a CDS encoding SDR family NAD(P)-dependent oxidoreductase, translating into MDSAPRRRSARPFAALRPADVPVALVTGATSGIGLEFARALAADGYHLVLVARTLPRLEETADLLEDEFGVPVRVLSADLASEQGIATVVAFIGHERVDVVVNNAGYGLPYSALRSDPAELAALDRVLNVAVQQISWHAAQRMLERGRGGIITVSSMAALTTMGAYAAAKSAAMVFTENLAGELAGTPVTATAVLPGYVHTEFHDRMRVDMSKLPSVAWVDARTVAREGLADARAGKAVSVPGLQYKIAYLIAQTAPRPLIRGVSSGFRAVRMTRRSRRRPS; encoded by the coding sequence ATGGATTCCGCACCGCGCCGCAGGTCTGCCCGTCCGTTCGCCGCCCTGCGTCCGGCAGACGTCCCGGTCGCCCTCGTCACCGGGGCCACGAGCGGCATCGGCCTCGAGTTCGCCCGGGCGCTCGCCGCCGATGGCTACCACCTCGTGCTCGTCGCCCGGACGCTGCCCCGGCTGGAGGAGACCGCCGATCTGCTCGAGGACGAGTTCGGGGTGCCGGTGCGCGTCCTGTCGGCGGACCTCGCGAGCGAGCAGGGCATCGCGACGGTGGTCGCGTTCATCGGGCACGAGCGGGTCGACGTCGTGGTGAACAACGCCGGCTATGGCCTGCCGTACTCCGCGCTCCGCAGCGATCCGGCCGAGCTCGCCGCCCTCGACCGCGTCCTCAACGTCGCGGTGCAGCAGATCTCGTGGCACGCCGCGCAGCGGATGCTCGAGCGCGGTCGCGGCGGGATCATCACCGTCTCCTCGATGGCGGCGCTCACCACGATGGGGGCGTACGCCGCGGCGAAGTCGGCGGCCATGGTGTTCACCGAGAACCTCGCCGGGGAGCTCGCCGGCACGCCGGTCACCGCCACCGCGGTGCTGCCGGGCTACGTGCACACCGAGTTCCACGACCGGATGCGCGTGGACATGTCGAAGCTGCCGTCGGTGGCCTGGGTCGACGCCCGGACCGTCGCGCGCGAAGGGCTGGCCGACGCCCGCGCGGGAAAGGCGGTGTCCGTCCCCGGTCTGCAGTACAAGATCGCCTACCTCATCGCGCAGACGGCGCCGCGGCCGCTCATCCGCGGCGTGAGCAGCGGGTTCCGGGCGGTCCGAATGACCCGGCGGTCCCGCCGGCGTCCTTCCTGA
- the pyrE gene encoding orotate phosphoribosyltransferase, translating to MSPTSAAESRAQLLKLIDELAVVRGRVTLSSGKEADYYLDLRRVTLDHRSAPLIGDVVLDLLGREGYLDRIDAVGGLTMGADPVGTAVMHRSVVRGTPLDTFVVRKEAKKHGMGRRVEGPDVAGKRVVAVEDTSTTGGSVLTAVEALREAGAEVVAVAVVMDRGTGARERVEAEGLPYLTALTTADLGLD from the coding sequence ATGTCTCCGACCTCCGCTGCGGAATCCCGCGCCCAGCTGCTGAAACTCATCGACGAGCTCGCCGTGGTCCGCGGCCGGGTGACGCTGTCCTCGGGCAAGGAGGCCGACTACTACCTCGACCTCCGCCGGGTCACACTCGATCACCGGAGCGCACCGCTCATCGGCGACGTCGTCCTCGACCTCCTCGGCCGTGAGGGCTACCTCGACCGGATCGATGCAGTGGGCGGCCTGACCATGGGCGCGGATCCGGTCGGCACGGCCGTCATGCACCGGTCCGTGGTGCGCGGCACCCCGCTCGACACCTTCGTCGTGCGGAAGGAGGCCAAGAAGCACGGGATGGGCCGTCGCGTCGAAGGCCCCGACGTCGCCGGCAAGCGGGTCGTCGCCGTCGAGGACACCTCGACCACGGGCGGCTCCGTGCTCACCGCGGTGGAGGCGCTCCGCGAAGCCGGCGCCGAGGTCGTCGCCGTCGCCGTGGTCATGGACCGCGGGACCGGGGCCAGGGAGCGGGTCGAAGCCGAGGGCCTTCCCTACCTCACCGCGCTCACCACCGCCGATCTCGGACTCGACTGA
- a CDS encoding ABC transporter ATP-binding protein gives MLTLTGITLKSGRKTWLKDVSFTAQARRITGIVGPRGSGKTELARVIMGLVEPDSGTVTLEGHELGYGDRQNFGYLPAERGGYPSMKVLEQIVYFARLHGMTMGAAERNAVTLLARLDLSDRAYAPLSHLSGTEVARVDIAAILAADPDVVVLDEPFDGLDAASAEKVFDLLRDHADSGVPVVFTSDSWDLTQAAADDIIVLSHGAIAQQGTLDELRADHRSYRVDFADESAATAAEAHLAASPGVTSVRRTGTRVLVEAADVDSAGAAVSGLPGLRGFTTVEPSLAELFKEKV, from the coding sequence GTGCTCACACTCACAGGCATCACGCTCAAGTCGGGTCGCAAGACCTGGCTCAAGGACGTGTCATTCACCGCGCAGGCGCGGCGCATCACCGGGATCGTCGGACCGCGCGGGTCCGGGAAGACCGAGCTCGCGCGCGTCATCATGGGGCTCGTCGAGCCCGATTCCGGCACCGTGACCCTCGAAGGCCACGAGCTCGGCTACGGCGACCGCCAGAACTTCGGCTACCTGCCCGCTGAGCGCGGCGGCTACCCGTCGATGAAGGTCCTCGAGCAGATCGTCTACTTCGCGCGGCTGCACGGGATGACCATGGGTGCCGCGGAGCGCAATGCGGTCACCCTGCTCGCGCGCCTCGACCTCTCCGACCGCGCCTACGCGCCCCTGTCGCACCTGTCGGGCACCGAGGTCGCCCGGGTCGACATCGCCGCGATCCTCGCCGCGGACCCGGACGTCGTCGTCCTCGACGAACCCTTCGACGGCCTCGACGCCGCGAGCGCGGAGAAGGTGTTCGACCTGCTCCGCGACCACGCCGACTCCGGCGTGCCCGTCGTCTTCACCTCCGACAGCTGGGATCTCACCCAGGCCGCCGCCGACGACATCATCGTCCTCTCCCACGGGGCGATCGCCCAGCAGGGCACGCTCGACGAGCTCCGGGCCGACCACCGGAGCTACCGCGTCGACTTCGCCGATGAGTCCGCGGCCACCGCCGCCGAGGCGCACCTCGCCGCGAGCCCGGGCGTCACCTCCGTCCGGCGCACCGGGACCCGGGTGCTCGTCGAGGCGGCTGATGTCGACTCCGCCGGCGCCGCGGTGAGCGGTCTGCCGGGCCTGCGCGGCTTCACCACCGTCGAGCCGAGCCTCGCCGAACTGTTCAAGGAGAAGGTGTGA